The genomic region CGGAGGAGACGAGGTTCTTGAGCTTGATGCTGTCCTTCTGGTCCTCGAACAGCTTCAGCTCCAGTGACTTGTGGAGCCGCTCATTGGTCCGGTAGTTGAAGGTCTTCCCTTCGACGGCCAGCGCGCCGATGTAGTTCATGATTTCGCGGCGGAAGTCGTCCTTGCGGCTGTCGGGGATGTCGATCTTCTCCTCGATGGAGCGCATGAGGCGCTCATCGGGCTCCTCGTACAGGCCGGTGTACTTGTTCTTGACCTTCTCCTTCTGGGTGTAGGCCTTGATGTTGTCGATGTAGTTGCCGCACAGCTTGCTGATGGCGTCCTCGTCCGCGGAGATGGCGCGCTGGACCTCGTTCTTGACGATGTCCTCGTACTCCTGCTTCACGGAGGTGAGCAGCTCCTTCATGCGCTTGCGGGCGTCCTCGCTGTTGATGAGCGAGTGCGTCTTGAGGCCGGCCTCCAGCTCGTTGAGGACCATGAAGGGGTTGATGCAGCCCTCACCCTTGTCGCTGACCAGGGCGTTGGAGATCTTGTCCTGGATGTAGCGGGCGGAGATGCCCTCCAGGCCCTCGCGGTTGCTCTCCTTGCGCAGCTCCTTGATGTTGTCCTCGGTGAAGTTGGGGAGCGTCTTGCCGTTGTAGAGCTTGAGCTTCTGCAGCAGCGAGAGGTTGTGCTTCTTGGGCTCCTCCAGACGGGTGAGGACGGCCCACATGGCGGCCATCTCCAGCGTGTGGGGGGCGATGTGCTTGCCCTTGATGGCGCGGGAGTTGAAGTCCTTCTCGTAGATCTTCACCTCCTCGGACAGCTTGGTGATGTACGGGATGTCAATCTTCACCGTACGGTCTCGCAAGGCCTCCATGAACTCGTTGTTCTCGAGCTTCTTGTACTCGGGCTCGTTGGTGTGGCCGAGGATGACCTCGTCGATGTCCGTCTGAGGGAACTTTTTCGGCTTGATCTTGTGCTCCTGCGACGCGCCGAGCAGGTCGTAGAGGAAGGCGACGTCGAGCTTGAGCACCTCGACGAACTCGATGATGCCGCGGTTGGCGATGTTGAACTCGCCGTCGAAGTTGAAGGCGCGCGGGTCCGAGTCGGAGCCGTACTCGGCGATCTTCCGGTAGTTGATGTCACCGGTGAGCTCGGTCGAGTCCTGGTTCTTCTCGTCCTTGGGCTGGAAGGTGCCGATGCCGACGCGGTCCTTCTCGCTGAAGACGAGGCGGTTGACGCGGATGTGGTTCATCACCCGGGCGAAGTCGCCCTGGTATTGCGTCATCAGGTCCTTGAAGACGAAGCGGCAGGCAGGGCAGAGCTCGGAGCCGTCCGGAATGGTGTATCCGCTCTCCGGAGGGGAGAGCTCGACGGTGACTTTGGAGCGCCACTCACGAGGGATGAGGTTGAGCGGCTCCTCGTTCATCGGGCACTTCATCTTCTCCTTCACCGAGGTGCCGTCGGGCAGCTTCTTGTCGGTGGTCCAGGAGAAGGTGTAGGCCGCGCCGTCGGGCGTCTTGGAGTAGTCCTCCATGCCCTTCTTGAGGAGGCGGGCGATGGTGGACTTGGAGGAGCCGACGGGGCCGTGGAGGAGGATGACGCGCTTCTCGGTGCCGTAGCCCTGGGCCGCGGACTTGAAGACGTTGACGAGCTTCATCAGCGGTACGTCGAGGCCGAAGATGGCGTCCCTGCCGCCGAACTTCTCGTCACTGAAGAAGTGGTAGCGGATGAGCTTCTTCTTGTTGTCGATGTACTCCGTCTTCCCGTGGCTGAGGATCATGTCGTAGATCCTCTGGAAGGCGGTGCGGGTGACCTTGGGGTTCTTGCGGACGAGCTCGAGGTAGTCCTCGAACGAGCCCTCCCAGGTGAGCTCGGCGTAGGTCTTCGCGTCCTGGAGCGCGGCGATTTTGGAGACCCACGAAACCTTCTCAGCGTCCTTCATGTCTCTCCCTCGGGGCCGCCCCGGTGCGCGGAGGAACCGCGCCGACAGGGGGCTAGAATGGTGAACCTGGAGGGCTGGAATGCCATTCCACAACCACCCGCCGAGGTCCCAGGCACAAACAGCCCTGCTGCCCCTTCGGGACCCCGCCGCGGAGTGGGACCGCGCGTTACGCTCGTGTCGGGGGTTGGACGCCGAAAAAGGGCGCACCCCCTCCACGGGGTGAAAAGGCACTTTGATTATAAGGTGCCTCGCCCACGGGGGTAGGGTCCCCCCTCTGGCGCGAGGGGTATTGAACGCCCGGGCAGTGGATTTCCGTGCGCCCGCCGAGGCCGGACTGTTACCTAGCTGTGGGGCAGCGTGCCCGTTCGTTCCACATGTCGGCGCGCGGCCTGCACGGCCCAGCCGGCAAGTGGCCAGAGGACCGCGCTGAACGCCAGCAAGGCGCCCCAGGTGGGCAGGAGGCGCTCCATCCCGGCGCCCTCCAATGCCGCGGCGCGCAGTCCGTGCAGCGCATGTGTGGCCGGCAGCAGGCGGGCGGCCATGCGGAGCGCTTCGGGCAGCACGTCCACTGGATAGAGCACACCGGCGAACAGATAGCTGAGCATGTCGAGCGCGTAGGCGAACGGGTCTCCGCGCTTGAAGACGAGGACGAAGGCGGCGGACAGCAGGCCCAGCGCGCTGAAGGCGAGCACGCTGAGCACGAGCGTCACGCCGAACGTCAGCGGGTGCACGGAGAGCCGGGCGCCGAAGAAGAGCGAGCCGCCCAGCAGCAGCCCGCCCGCGCGCACCAGCGAGCCCGCCACGGTGCCGGAGGCCATCAGCGCGACGACGTGAAAAGTGGAGAGGGGCGCGGCGAGCAGGGGCTCCAGCGAGCCGTCGTTCTGGGCGGCGCGCACCGCGTTGCCGAAGCCGCGCTGCAGGCTGCGCAGGAGGGTGGCGGTGGACAGGCCCACGAGGGCGAACGAGAAGTAGTCCGCGCCATACCGGCCGCGCACGGCGGGGGCTTCCCCCACGGTGCGGGCAAGGAAGTAGAAGAGCGTCAGGGTGAACAGCCCGCCTGCCACCAGGAGCAGCCCGTTGAGCCGGTAGGCGGTGGCGATTTCGAGGTCGCGCCGGAGGAAGGCGAGCAGGCGCCTCATGCGTCCTCCTCGGCGCTCGCCGCGAAGACGGCGTCGGCGGCGGAGCGCACGTCCGCGAAGGCGCCCGAGGCGGCGATGCGCCCGGCGTCGAGCAGGAGGACGCGGTGGGCCACGGCCTGGACCTCGGCCAGGTCATGGCTGGCGAAGAGGACGGCGGCGCCGCGCGAGGCCGCATCGGCCAGGACGCGGCTGCGCACGCGGCGGGCGGCGCCGGGGTCCAGCGAGCGCGTCACCTCGTCCAGCAGCAGCACACGCGGGCGGTGGAGCAGGGCACGCATCAGCACCACGCGGGCCTTCTCTCCGCTGGAGAGGGTGCGCGTCTCGCGGTCCAGGAGGCGGCGGGCCTCCAGCGTGTGGGCCAGCTCGTCGATGCGTGCGTCCACCTCGCGGGAGGGCACGTCGTAGAGCGCGGCGTAGAAGCGCAGGTTCTGGCGGGCGGTGAGGCGCGGGGCGAGTCCGCGGTCATCGCTGAGCGCGGCGCCGACGTGACGGCGGACTTCC from Pyxidicoccus trucidator harbors:
- a CDS encoding PrkA family serine protein kinase translates to MKDAEKVSWVSKIAALQDAKTYAELTWEGSFEDYLELVRKNPKVTRTAFQRIYDMILSHGKTEYIDNKKKLIRYHFFSDEKFGGRDAIFGLDVPLMKLVNVFKSAAQGYGTEKRVILLHGPVGSSKSTIARLLKKGMEDYSKTPDGAAYTFSWTTDKKLPDGTSVKEKMKCPMNEEPLNLIPREWRSKVTVELSPPESGYTIPDGSELCPACRFVFKDLMTQYQGDFARVMNHIRVNRLVFSEKDRVGIGTFQPKDEKNQDSTELTGDINYRKIAEYGSDSDPRAFNFDGEFNIANRGIIEFVEVLKLDVAFLYDLLGASQEHKIKPKKFPQTDIDEVILGHTNEPEYKKLENNEFMEALRDRTVKIDIPYITKLSEEVKIYEKDFNSRAIKGKHIAPHTLEMAAMWAVLTRLEEPKKHNLSLLQKLKLYNGKTLPNFTEDNIKELRKESNREGLEGISARYIQDKISNALVSDKGEGCINPFMVLNELEAGLKTHSLINSEDARKRMKELLTSVKQEYEDIVKNEVQRAISADEDAISKLCGNYIDNIKAYTQKEKVKNKYTGLYEEPDERLMRSIEEKIDIPDSRKDDFRREIMNYIGALAVEGKTFNYRTNERLHKSLELKLFEDQKDSIKLKNLVSSVVDKETQEKIDLVKDRMMKNYGYCEICSTDVLNFVASIFARGDAKE
- a CDS encoding ABC transporter permease encodes the protein MRRLLAFLRRDLEIATAYRLNGLLLVAGGLFTLTLFYFLARTVGEAPAVRGRYGADYFSFALVGLSTATLLRSLQRGFGNAVRAAQNDGSLEPLLAAPLSTFHVVALMASGTVAGSLVRAGGLLLGGSLFFGARLSVHPLTFGVTLVLSVLAFSALGLLSAAFVLVFKRGDPFAYALDMLSYLFAGVLYPVDVLPEALRMAARLLPATHALHGLRAAALEGAGMERLLPTWGALLAFSAVLWPLAGWAVQAARRHVERTGTLPHS
- a CDS encoding ABC transporter ATP-binding protein, with protein sequence MPEVEVAALEKTYPPPGVWARLRGRASSSRPALRGVSFHVDAGEVVALIGPNGAGKSTLLRILCGLLLPDAGTARVASRDVVRDRPEVRRHVGAALSDDRGLAPRLTARQNLRFYAALYDVPSREVDARIDELAHTLEARRLLDRETRTLSSGEKARVVLMRALLHRPRVLLLDEVTRSLDPGAARRVRSRVLADAASRGAAVLFASHDLAEVQAVAHRVLLLDAGRIAASGAFADVRSAADAVFAASAEEDA